In one Sandaracinaceae bacterium genomic region, the following are encoded:
- a CDS encoding glycogen/starch/alpha-glucan phosphorylase, translating to MTPSRLRSSIAPADAADHSRVGMEPDALERAVLDHLYYTCAKDRDSATTKDLYTAMAHAMRDRLLHRWLATRRTYRTHDVKRAYYLSAEFLLGRAMSQNLHGLGLYATAERMLGDAGVKLADVLEEEPDPGLGNGGLGRLAACFLDSLAALELPGFGYGIRYEYGIFEQTIVDGRQVERADSWLREGNPWEIPRHELAVPVNFYGRVEQHHDDAGRVCHRWVDTQTVVGVPYDLPVAGYANDTVNTLRLWSARASNEFNLEVFNAGDFRRAVEEKALSEAISRVLYPADHSAEGRELRLKQQYFFCACAIHDIVRRFQETHSDLRLLPDKAAIQLNDTHPSIAIAELMRLLLDREHLGWDVAWDITQRTFAYTNHTLMPEALEKWPVAMFERLLPRHLEILYEINHRMLRRVHLHAPTDNALKARMSLIEEHPERQVRMAHLAVVGSHSVNGVAELHSELVKTRLLPDFALLWPERFNNKTNGVSPRRWLMVPNPELCALFDRSVGPAWAGDLRKLRELEAVPDQGALLDELGRIKRLHKQQLSQHLHATSGLGFDPDSMLVAQIKRIHEYKRQLMNALHIIALYQRLKRDPSVGDPSRTFLVAGKAAPGYLRAKHLIKLTNDIASIVNEDPATRDRLRVLFVPNYSVTLAEHIIPAADVSLQISLAGTEASGTGNMKLAMNGALTVGTLDGANIEIRDAVGADNFFLFGMDTDEVGTRRAAGYVPQRFIDASPVLRDALALLAAGCFSPDEPTRYHDIVNDLRHHDEYMTCADFDDYVRCHDEVARVWQDRTRWQQMSLANIARMGGFSSDETIRRYADEIWGVASIHVELGPERQ from the coding sequence ATGACGCCATCTCGCCTTCGCTCGTCCATTGCCCCCGCCGACGCCGCCGACCACTCTCGGGTGGGCATGGAGCCCGACGCCCTCGAGCGCGCGGTGCTGGACCACCTCTACTACACGTGCGCCAAGGACCGCGACTCGGCCACCACGAAGGACCTGTACACCGCCATGGCCCACGCCATGCGGGACCGCCTGCTGCACCGCTGGCTGGCCACGCGGCGCACGTACCGCACGCACGACGTGAAGCGCGCCTATTACCTGTCGGCGGAGTTCCTGCTGGGGCGCGCCATGAGCCAGAACCTGCATGGCCTCGGGCTCTACGCCACCGCGGAGCGCATGCTGGGTGACGCGGGCGTGAAGCTTGCCGACGTGCTGGAAGAAGAGCCCGACCCGGGCCTGGGCAACGGCGGCCTCGGGCGCCTGGCGGCCTGCTTCCTGGATTCGTTGGCGGCCCTCGAGCTGCCCGGCTTCGGCTACGGCATTCGCTACGAGTACGGCATCTTCGAGCAGACCATCGTGGACGGGCGCCAGGTGGAGCGCGCCGACTCCTGGCTGCGCGAGGGCAACCCCTGGGAGATCCCGCGCCACGAGCTGGCCGTGCCCGTGAACTTCTACGGCCGCGTGGAGCAGCACCACGACGACGCCGGGCGCGTGTGTCACCGCTGGGTGGACACCCAGACCGTGGTGGGTGTGCCCTACGACCTGCCGGTGGCGGGCTACGCCAACGACACGGTGAACACGCTGCGGCTCTGGTCGGCGCGCGCGTCCAACGAGTTCAACCTCGAGGTGTTCAACGCGGGCGACTTCCGCCGCGCCGTGGAGGAGAAGGCGCTGTCCGAGGCCATCAGCCGCGTGCTCTACCCGGCGGACCACTCGGCCGAGGGCCGCGAGCTGCGCCTCAAGCAGCAGTACTTCTTCTGCGCCTGCGCCATCCACGACATCGTGCGCCGCTTCCAAGAGACGCACAGCGACCTGCGGCTCTTGCCCGACAAGGCCGCCATCCAGCTGAACGACACGCACCCGTCCATCGCCATCGCCGAGCTCATGCGGCTGCTGCTGGACCGCGAGCACCTGGGCTGGGACGTGGCCTGGGACATCACGCAGCGCACGTTCGCGTACACCAACCACACGCTCATGCCGGAGGCCCTCGAGAAGTGGCCCGTGGCCATGTTCGAGCGGCTGCTGCCGCGGCACCTCGAGATCCTCTACGAGATCAACCACCGCATGCTGCGCCGCGTGCACCTGCACGCGCCCACGGACAACGCGCTCAAGGCGCGCATGTCGCTGATCGAAGAGCACCCCGAGCGGCAGGTGCGCATGGCCCACCTGGCGGTGGTGGGCAGCCACAGCGTGAACGGCGTGGCCGAGCTGCACTCGGAGCTCGTGAAGACGCGCCTGCTGCCGGACTTCGCTCTGCTCTGGCCCGAGCGCTTCAACAACAAGACCAACGGCGTGTCCCCGCGGCGCTGGCTGATGGTGCCCAACCCGGAGCTGTGCGCGCTGTTCGACCGCAGCGTGGGGCCGGCATGGGCGGGCGACCTGCGCAAGCTGCGCGAGCTCGAGGCCGTGCCCGACCAGGGCGCGCTGCTGGACGAGCTGGGCCGCATCAAGCGGCTGCACAAGCAGCAGCTCTCGCAGCACCTGCACGCCACGAGCGGCCTCGGCTTCGACCCGGACTCCATGCTGGTGGCGCAGATCAAGCGCATCCACGAGTACAAGCGGCAGCTCATGAACGCGCTGCACATCATCGCGCTCTACCAGCGGCTCAAGCGCGACCCGAGCGTGGGTGACCCTTCACGCACCTTCTTGGTCGCGGGCAAGGCGGCGCCCGGCTACCTGCGCGCCAAGCACCTGATCAAGCTCACCAACGACATCGCCTCCATCGTCAACGAGGACCCCGCCACGCGTGACCGCCTGCGCGTGCTGTTCGTGCCCAACTACTCGGTCACGCTGGCCGAGCACATCATCCCGGCGGCCGACGTGTCGCTGCAGATCTCGCTGGCCGGCACCGAGGCCTCGGGCACCGGGAACATGAAGCTGGCCATGAACGGCGCGCTCACCGTGGGCACGCTCGACGGCGCCAACATCGAGATCCGCGACGCGGTGGGCGCCGACAACTTCTTCCTGTTCGGCATGGACACCGACGAGGTGGGCACGCGCCGCGCCGCCGGCTATGTGCCGCAGCGCTTCATCGACGCGAGCCCCGTGCTGCGTGACGCCCTCGCGCTGCTGGCTGCTGGCTGCTTCTCGCCCGACGAGCCCACGCGCTACCACGACATCGTGAACGACCTGCGCCACCACGACGAGTACATGACCTGCGCCGACTTCGACGACTACGTGCGCTGCCACGACGAGGTGGCCCGCGTGTGGCAAGACCGCACCCGCTGGCAGCAGATGAGCCTTGCCAACATCGCCCGCATGGGCGGCTTCTCCAGCGACGAGACCATTCGGCGCTACGCCGACGAGATCTGGGGCGTGGCCAGCATCCACGTGGAGCTCGGCCCCGAGCGCCAGTGA
- a CDS encoding acetyl-CoA C-acyltransferase, translating to MAAKKKPASSGKKILSTTGEIPKGRRAVIIGGVRTPFVRAFGEFMLLDTIALAGVATKALLDKTQVPRSELDGIVWGGVLLPTLSPNIAREVALDLKLPAGVEGYTVTRACASGLQAITDAVSAIERGDADVLIAGGSDSTSNAAVNLPNKAVHALAPLAFGKAKGMQDYLGVLAQLMPLSDIMPSMPKIAERTTGEVMGESAEKMARRNGITRQEQDALAARSHRLAAAAVSSGRFESEVIPVETSKGWVHADTIIRGDTSEEKLAKLRPVFAKDGTVTAGNATPLTDGASCILLMSEEKAEALGFTGLAAFRSWSYVGVDPTDQLLIGPAIAMPRALERAGLELGDVDLVDIHEAFAAQVLSVTKAMESKAFAEERLGRSTAVGTIDDAKFNVHGGSIAIGHPFGATGARIVTTLANELAATGKETAVLGICAAGGLGAAAVLERV from the coding sequence ATGGCAGCCAAGAAGAAGCCGGCCTCGTCCGGAAAGAAGATCCTCAGCACCACCGGCGAGATCCCCAAGGGACGCCGCGCGGTCATCATCGGCGGCGTGCGCACTCCCTTCGTGCGCGCCTTCGGTGAGTTCATGTTGCTCGACACCATCGCGCTCGCCGGCGTGGCCACCAAGGCCCTGCTGGACAAGACGCAGGTGCCGCGCTCCGAGCTGGACGGCATCGTGTGGGGCGGCGTGCTGCTGCCCACCCTCTCGCCCAACATCGCTCGCGAAGTGGCGCTGGACCTCAAGCTCCCGGCCGGCGTCGAGGGCTACACCGTGACGCGCGCCTGCGCCTCGGGCCTGCAGGCCATCACCGACGCCGTCTCCGCCATCGAGCGGGGCGACGCCGACGTGCTCATCGCGGGCGGCTCGGACAGCACCAGCAACGCGGCCGTGAACCTGCCCAACAAGGCCGTGCACGCGCTGGCGCCGCTGGCGTTCGGCAAGGCCAAGGGCATGCAGGACTACCTGGGCGTGCTGGCGCAGCTGATGCCCCTCTCGGACATCATGCCGTCCATGCCCAAGATCGCGGAGCGCACCACCGGTGAGGTGATGGGCGAGTCCGCCGAGAAGATGGCGCGCCGCAACGGCATCACGCGGCAGGAGCAGGACGCCCTCGCGGCCCGCAGCCACCGCCTGGCGGCCGCGGCCGTCAGCTCGGGTCGCTTCGAGTCCGAGGTCATCCCCGTCGAGACCAGCAAGGGCTGGGTCCACGCGGACACCATCATCCGTGGCGACACCAGCGAAGAGAAGCTGGCCAAGCTGCGCCCCGTGTTCGCGAAGGACGGCACGGTCACCGCCGGCAACGCCACGCCCCTCACGGACGGCGCCTCCTGCATCCTGCTCATGAGCGAAGAGAAGGCCGAGGCCCTCGGCTTCACGGGCCTCGCAGCATTCCGCAGCTGGTCGTACGTGGGCGTGGACCCGACGGACCAGCTCCTCATCGGGCCCGCCATCGCCATGCCGCGCGCCCTCGAGCGTGCCGGCCTCGAGCTGGGCGACGTGGATCTCGTGGACATCCACGAGGCGTTCGCGGCGCAGGTGCTCAGCGTCACCAAGGCCATGGAGAGCAAGGCCTTCGCCGAAGAGCGCCTGGGCCGCAGCACGGCCGTGGGCACCATCGACGACGCCAAGTTCAACGTGCACGGCGGGTCCATCGCCATCGGTCACCCCTTCGGGGCCACCGGCGCGCGCATCGTCACCACACTGGCCAACGAGCTGGCCGCGACCGGCAAGGAGACCGCCGTGCTGGGCATCTGCGCCGCAGGCGGCCTCGGCGCGGCGGCAGTGCTCGAGCGCGTCTGA
- a CDS encoding 3-oxoacyl-ACP reductase produces MSDLLLDNEQARKLIKTLGLPLPVPERLRRAKGPYEERPLEGKVVLVGGHSALRDTLASSLAKMGAESVVFGDEDDAKPFRRAGEAWGRPVRVVAPGEAPEDVKVDAIVYDATGVRGPDDLKGLYEFFMPYMRRLKKGGRCVVIGRPAALAGTHSEAAAAAGLEGFTRSLGKEVGEGGSTANSVFVEKGAEGRLDATLRFLLSPRSAFVTCQPFNISNDAKGSEAPTTQPLEGKIVLLTGAARGIGESTARIMAAEGAHVVCLDLPRDDEPLSKVARSIGGSVLLADITDPDAPELICKELNERFGGVDIVIHNAGITRDKLLANMKPQLWDMAVDVNLGAVIRITEKLVANGVLNDGGRVVCLSSVSGIAGNRGQTNYSASKAGIVGFVESLAPQLAARGVTVNAIAPGFIETRLTSAMPVGIREGARRLSALGQGGHPEDVGQAITFLSTPGAVGITGSVLRVCGGALVGA; encoded by the coding sequence ATGAGCGACCTCCTCCTCGACAACGAGCAAGCCCGCAAGCTCATCAAGACGCTGGGCCTCCCCCTCCCCGTGCCGGAGCGGCTGCGCCGCGCCAAGGGCCCCTACGAAGAGCGTCCGCTCGAAGGCAAGGTGGTCCTGGTGGGCGGTCACTCGGCGCTGCGCGACACGCTCGCCAGCTCGCTGGCCAAGATGGGCGCCGAGTCCGTGGTGTTCGGCGACGAAGACGACGCGAAGCCATTCCGCCGCGCGGGTGAGGCCTGGGGCCGCCCGGTGCGTGTGGTCGCCCCCGGCGAGGCGCCGGAGGACGTGAAGGTGGACGCCATCGTCTACGACGCCACCGGCGTGCGCGGGCCCGATGACCTCAAGGGGCTCTACGAGTTCTTCATGCCGTACATGCGCCGCCTGAAGAAGGGTGGCCGCTGCGTGGTCATCGGCCGTCCGGCCGCGCTGGCCGGCACGCACAGCGAAGCCGCCGCCGCCGCGGGCCTCGAGGGCTTCACGCGCAGCCTCGGCAAGGAAGTGGGCGAAGGTGGCTCCACCGCCAACAGCGTGTTCGTGGAGAAGGGGGCCGAGGGTCGCCTGGACGCCACGCTGCGCTTCCTGCTCTCGCCGCGCTCGGCCTTCGTGACCTGCCAGCCGTTCAACATCAGCAACGACGCGAAGGGCAGCGAGGCCCCCACCACGCAGCCCCTCGAGGGCAAGATCGTGCTGCTCACCGGCGCCGCGCGCGGCATCGGCGAGTCCACGGCGCGCATCATGGCGGCCGAGGGCGCCCACGTGGTGTGCCTCGACCTGCCGCGTGACGACGAGCCCCTCAGCAAGGTGGCGCGCTCCATCGGCGGCTCCGTGCTGCTGGCGGACATCACCGACCCGGACGCGCCCGAGCTCATCTGCAAGGAGCTCAACGAGCGCTTCGGCGGCGTGGACATCGTGATCCACAACGCCGGCATCACGCGCGACAAGCTGCTCGCCAACATGAAGCCGCAGCTGTGGGACATGGCCGTGGACGTGAACCTCGGCGCGGTCATCCGCATCACCGAGAAGCTCGTCGCCAACGGCGTGCTCAACGACGGCGGTCGCGTGGTCTGCCTGAGCAGCGTGTCGGGCATCGCCGGCAACCGCGGCCAGACCAACTACTCGGCCAGCAAGGCGGGCATCGTGGGCTTCGTCGAGAGCCTGGCCCCGCAGCTGGCGGCGCGCGGCGTCACGGTCAACGCCATCGCGCCCGGCTTCATCGAGACGCGCCTCACCAGCGCCATGCCGGTCGGTATTCGTGAGGGCGCTCGTCGCTTGAGCGCGCTCGGCCAAGGCGGCCACCCCGAGGACGTGGGGCAGGCCATCACTTTCCTTTCAACCCCGGGTGCCGTGGGCATCACCGGAAGCGTGCTGCGCGTCTGCGGCGGCGCACTAGTGGGAGCATGA
- a CDS encoding DUF1266 domain-containing protein: MPRAKRSERAPTEVSEAQWMVLGVAAPLVAMNDLPPARFGGYRVGEPSATHQMAGLSMLPRAEGRQRIEKMLARGGADEPAWCLGRAAAWASFAYAARLFEAPDAWGYMVRAARSVQAAYAGWEDFAAAYAASRVAFRGKTGEPKGYETKLFAKLLRDPESPWVRARFGVSLADDLPPPVEAPRTLRVRGSAALHAALAAAQPGDHLLLAAGEYAGPFELGADITLTAARVSAAVLSGPVVVDDAGVLLDGVVLRGGGLVARGEAVVHLRRCRVDGGRVGIIVSGKDTHLFATDVRVESPDEYGVIVDRSAYAELERVRVRGGKNSAVSVEAKAKVRLRDVDLGGAGEAGLQVHSATATLEGGLIARTGYSALLVRAKARVSVTGARFERSAQSLVAVRDGSDVVLEDCMLRRAKVAGIDVGGSGSRVVARRCRVEEVHSSGVVVAAGSASLHECVFAGARYDAITVREGGRVTVWGGELRDARGAGLSVAAASHRGPAAILEVGTGVRIEAKAGAGLERVRVSARETSVTMRLGRSPCSGVHARGARGRSSRSKVGVSPPCACFPGRRRHRGGDGGRRAGRAARVSSERRRAAGARRGRVLGACRAVTAPGQLVGRRVGAAR, encoded by the coding sequence ATGCCCCGAGCGAAACGAAGCGAACGCGCCCCCACGGAGGTGAGCGAGGCCCAATGGATGGTGCTCGGGGTGGCGGCGCCCCTGGTCGCCATGAACGACCTGCCCCCCGCGCGCTTCGGCGGCTATCGGGTGGGGGAGCCGAGCGCCACGCATCAGATGGCGGGGCTCTCCATGCTGCCGCGCGCCGAAGGACGGCAGCGCATCGAGAAGATGCTCGCTCGGGGAGGCGCCGACGAGCCCGCGTGGTGCTTGGGCCGGGCCGCGGCGTGGGCGTCCTTTGCCTATGCGGCCCGCCTCTTCGAGGCACCGGACGCGTGGGGCTACATGGTCCGGGCCGCGCGCAGCGTTCAGGCCGCGTACGCCGGGTGGGAAGACTTCGCGGCGGCCTATGCGGCGTCGCGCGTGGCGTTCCGGGGCAAGACGGGCGAGCCCAAGGGCTACGAGACAAAGCTCTTCGCCAAGCTCTTGCGGGACCCCGAGTCGCCGTGGGTTCGGGCCCGCTTCGGGGTGTCCCTCGCGGATGACCTGCCACCGCCCGTCGAAGCGCCGCGCACGCTGCGCGTCCGTGGCAGCGCGGCCCTGCACGCGGCGCTCGCGGCGGCGCAACCGGGAGACCACCTGCTGCTCGCTGCGGGTGAGTACGCGGGGCCGTTCGAGCTCGGGGCCGACATCACCCTCACGGCGGCGCGGGTCTCCGCCGCGGTGCTCTCGGGGCCGGTCGTGGTCGACGACGCGGGCGTCTTGCTGGACGGCGTGGTGCTGCGGGGCGGCGGCCTGGTCGCACGTGGCGAGGCGGTGGTGCACCTGCGGCGCTGCCGCGTCGACGGGGGCCGTGTCGGGATCATCGTGTCGGGCAAGGACACGCACCTGTTCGCCACCGATGTGCGGGTCGAGTCACCCGACGAGTACGGGGTCATCGTCGACCGCAGCGCGTATGCCGAGCTCGAGCGGGTGCGCGTGCGCGGGGGGAAGAACAGCGCCGTCTCCGTCGAGGCCAAGGCCAAGGTCCGGCTGCGCGACGTGGACTTGGGAGGAGCAGGCGAGGCTGGCCTCCAGGTGCATTCCGCCACGGCGACCCTCGAGGGGGGGCTCATCGCACGGACGGGATACTCGGCGCTCCTGGTCAGGGCCAAGGCGCGGGTGAGCGTCACGGGGGCTCGCTTCGAGCGATCGGCGCAGTCGCTGGTGGCGGTGCGCGACGGCTCCGATGTGGTGCTGGAGGACTGTATGCTCCGGCGCGCGAAGGTGGCGGGCATCGACGTTGGGGGCAGCGGGTCACGGGTGGTGGCGCGGCGCTGCCGGGTCGAGGAGGTGCACAGCAGTGGGGTGGTGGTGGCCGCAGGCAGCGCGTCGCTCCACGAGTGTGTCTTCGCGGGCGCCCGCTACGACGCCATCACGGTCCGCGAAGGGGGGCGCGTGACGGTGTGGGGAGGGGAGCTGCGTGACGCGCGCGGCGCTGGGCTGAGCGTCGCGGCGGCATCCCACCGCGGCCCAGCTGCGATCCTGGAGGTGGGCACGGGCGTGCGGATCGAAGCGAAGGCGGGCGCGGGGCTCGAGCGCGTGCGGGTGAGCGCGCGGGAGACGTCGGTCACGATGCGTCTGGGTCGCTCGCCATGCTCTGGAGTGCACGCTCGTGGGGCGCGCGGGCGCAGCTCGAGGTCCAAGGTGGGCGTGTCTCCGCCTTGCGCATGCTTCCCTGGACGTCGTCGACATCGGGGTGGCGACGGCGGGAGACGCGCGGGTCGCGCTGCACGAGTGTCATCTGAGCGGAGGAGAGCTGCTGGTGCTCGCCGAGGGCGAGTCCTTGGTGCGTGCCGTGCAGTCACAGCTCCTGGGCAGCTCGTTGGCCGCCGTGTCGGCGCAGCCCGGTGA
- a CDS encoding C1 family peptidase, with the protein MTNHFYERPDGTLRKLSGYKKPNRAWQGKRFSASRVSAATLPKRVDLRQHMTPVENQSATSSCVANAVAGAYEYLVKQHRQDDAYDVSRLFIYYVARAIADEVDPADEPELEDGGTMIGAAIEALKQYGACSEETWPFDEDIVNDAPSGDAFEEASGFLVEDVAQVPTRLEAWKAALAEGHPIVFGLNLYESFDAHRRPGMVPAPSPREASREDHGGHAMLCVGYSDRDQVFIVRNSWGDEWGDQGYCYIPYAYLMNSRFNDGDSWIIRRVEEPEIDESTWEDDEESLIEEVDSELAAMSDEDFATMRDAMGDIPFETRLALILLFAAASDGEVDDDELTGIVTVLERVHEGLGIALDAEKVLRKASKRIEKQDDAFEESVAVFAEYVPARVLASIVSAVQDIVGVDTEEEETVLAMLVEAWQVDPQGENDGEGEEEEEEGEEEEEEDDGEEEDGEEDDGEEEDGEEEEDDEDDEEEDDGWDGIRND; encoded by the coding sequence GTGACCAACCACTTCTACGAACGCCCCGACGGAACCCTTCGCAAGCTCTCTGGCTACAAGAAGCCCAACCGCGCCTGGCAGGGCAAGCGCTTCAGCGCCTCACGCGTGAGCGCGGCCACGCTGCCCAAGCGCGTGGACCTGCGCCAGCACATGACGCCCGTCGAGAACCAGAGCGCCACCAGCAGCTGTGTGGCGAACGCGGTGGCGGGCGCCTACGAGTACCTGGTCAAGCAGCACCGTCAGGACGACGCCTACGACGTGAGCCGGCTCTTCATCTACTACGTGGCGCGCGCGATCGCCGACGAGGTGGACCCGGCCGACGAGCCGGAGCTCGAGGACGGCGGGACCATGATCGGCGCCGCCATCGAGGCGCTCAAGCAGTACGGCGCGTGCTCCGAAGAGACCTGGCCGTTCGATGAGGACATCGTGAACGACGCCCCCTCGGGAGACGCCTTCGAGGAGGCCAGTGGGTTCTTGGTGGAAGACGTGGCGCAGGTGCCCACACGCCTCGAGGCGTGGAAGGCGGCGCTGGCCGAGGGGCACCCGATCGTCTTCGGCCTGAACCTGTACGAGAGCTTCGACGCGCACCGCCGCCCGGGCATGGTGCCCGCGCCGTCACCGCGAGAGGCGTCCCGCGAAGACCACGGCGGGCACGCCATGCTGTGCGTGGGCTACTCGGACCGCGACCAGGTCTTCATCGTGCGCAACTCGTGGGGCGACGAGTGGGGCGACCAGGGCTACTGCTACATCCCATATGCGTACTTGATGAACTCGCGCTTCAACGACGGCGACAGCTGGATCATTCGGCGCGTGGAGGAGCCCGAGATCGACGAGAGCACCTGGGAGGATGACGAGGAGTCGTTGATCGAAGAGGTGGACAGCGAGCTGGCCGCGATGAGCGACGAGGACTTCGCCACCATGCGCGACGCCATGGGCGACATCCCGTTCGAGACGCGCCTGGCGTTGATCCTGCTGTTCGCCGCGGCCTCGGACGGCGAGGTGGACGACGACGAGCTCACCGGCATCGTGACGGTGCTGGAACGCGTGCACGAAGGGCTGGGCATCGCGCTCGACGCCGAGAAGGTGTTGCGCAAGGCCAGCAAGCGCATCGAGAAGCAGGATGACGCGTTCGAGGAGAGCGTGGCGGTCTTTGCGGAGTACGTCCCGGCGCGGGTGCTCGCGTCCATCGTGAGCGCCGTGCAAGACATCGTGGGCGTGGACACCGAGGAGGAGGAGACCGTGCTCGCGATGCTGGTGGAGGCCTGGCAGGTGGACCCTCAGGGGGAGAACGACGGCGAGGGTGAGGAAGAGGAGGAGGAGGGCGAAGAGGAAGAGGAGGAGGACGACGGCGAAGAGGAAGACGGCGAAGAGGACGACGGCGAAGAGGAAGACGGCGAAGAGGAAGAGGACGACGAGGACGACGAGGAAGAAGACGACGGCTGGGACGGCATCCGCAACGACTGA
- the glgC gene encoding glucose-1-phosphate adenylyltransferase codes for MSRNGDNRRLASRSVALVLSGGRGSRLKQLTDRRAKPAVHFGGKYRIVDFALSNCLNSGLRRIYVLTQYKSHSLLRHIQRGWSFLRAEVNEFVDLLPAQQRVDESMWYRGTADAVWQNLDILRAEGPEYVVILAGDHIYKMDYGAMIEEHVARGADCSVACVEVPRHQAREFGVMDTDATGRIISFLEKPENPPCMPGRPDVSLASMGIYVCTAEFLYDSLVRDAMDEGSTHDFGRDFIPRFVNSAKLYAHEFTKSCQRSGEEHGSYWRDVGTLDAYWEASLDLTSVTPELDLYDPNWRIFTQGSQLPPAKFVFDDVGRRGMAVDSVVSEGVVVSGAEVRRSLLSTQSRVNSYAWLDQAVILPEVNIGRRARLSRVIVDRGVDIPEGLIVGEDPELDARRFERTPGGVCLISREMIDALG; via the coding sequence ATGTCACGCAACGGAGACAACCGCAGACTCGCCTCACGCTCGGTGGCGCTCGTCCTGTCGGGGGGTCGCGGCTCGCGCCTCAAGCAGCTCACGGACCGCCGCGCCAAGCCGGCCGTCCACTTCGGCGGCAAGTACCGCATCGTGGACTTCGCGCTGTCCAACTGCCTGAACTCCGGGCTGCGCCGCATCTACGTGCTCACGCAGTACAAGTCGCACAGCCTCCTGCGCCACATCCAGCGTGGCTGGTCGTTCCTGCGCGCCGAGGTGAACGAATTCGTGGACCTCCTGCCCGCGCAGCAGCGCGTGGACGAGTCCATGTGGTACCGCGGCACCGCCGACGCCGTCTGGCAGAACCTGGACATCCTGCGCGCCGAGGGCCCCGAGTACGTGGTCATCCTGGCCGGCGACCACATCTACAAGATGGACTACGGCGCCATGATCGAGGAGCACGTGGCCCGCGGCGCGGACTGCTCGGTGGCCTGCGTGGAGGTGCCCCGGCATCAGGCGCGCGAGTTCGGCGTCATGGACACGGACGCCACCGGCCGCATCATCAGCTTCCTCGAGAAGCCGGAGAACCCGCCCTGCATGCCGGGCCGCCCCGACGTGTCGCTCGCCAGCATGGGCATCTACGTGTGCACGGCCGAGTTCCTGTACGACTCGCTCGTGCGCGACGCCATGGACGAGGGCTCCACCCACGACTTCGGGCGCGACTTCATCCCGCGCTTCGTCAACAGCGCCAAGCTCTACGCCCACGAGTTCACCAAGAGCTGCCAGCGCAGCGGCGAAGAGCACGGCTCCTACTGGCGCGACGTCGGGACGCTGGACGCCTACTGGGAGGCCAGCCTCGACCTCACCAGCGTCACCCCCGAGCTGGACCTCTACGACCCCAACTGGCGCATCTTCACCCAGGGCTCACAGCTCCCCCCCGCCAAGTTCGTCTTCGACGACGTGGGCCGCCGCGGCATGGCCGTGGACAGCGTGGTCTCCGAAGGCGTCGTCGTCTCCGGCGCCGAAGTGCGCCGCTCCCTCCTCTCCACCCAGTCGCGCGTGAACTCCTACGCCTGGCTCGACCAAGCCGTCATCCTCCCCGAGGTCAACATCGGCCGCCGCGCCCGCCTCTCGAGAGTCATCGTCGACCGCGGCGTAGACATCCCCGAAGGCCTCATCGTGGGCGAAGACCCCGAGCTAGACGCCCGCCGCTTCGAGCGCACCCCGGGTGGGGTCTGCCTGATCAGCCGAGAGATGATCGACGCGCTGGGGTGA